From a region of the Priestia filamentosa genome:
- the yabP gene encoding sporulation protein YabP, translating to MNQYHDMTGGTKDTSAPNHDIVMKGRRLLDITGVKQVESFDTEEFLLETVMGFLSIRGQNLQMKNLDVDKGIVSIKGKIFDIVYLEANQSEKAKGFFSKLFR from the coding sequence ATGAATCAATATCATGATATGACAGGGGGCACGAAGGATACAAGTGCACCCAACCACGATATAGTGATGAAAGGCCGTAGACTTCTTGATATTACAGGTGTAAAGCAAGTGGAGAGTTTTGATACAGAAGAATTCTTGCTTGAGACAGTAATGGGTTTCCTTTCAATAAGAGGACAAAATTTACAAATGAAGAACTTAGATGTAGATAAGGGAATCGTATCGATTAAAGGTAAAATTTTTGATATAGTGTATCTAGAAGCAAACCAGTCGGAGAAAGCTAAAGGATTCTTTAGCAAGCTGTTCCGATGA
- a CDS encoding FtsB family cell division protein produces the protein MGVRKSKNVTSLPSSHVETQQKQLDSKSRRRVGLIRRLTVFGIFALILSIFITVKLFSQQSAIEEKKAEHKQLTEELTKLEKKEKSLNTEIKQLNDDDYIKKLAGKDYFLTEDGQIIFNVKD, from the coding sequence GTGGGAGTAAGAAAAAGTAAAAATGTAACCTCGCTACCTTCAAGCCATGTGGAAACCCAACAAAAACAACTGGATTCCAAAAGTCGTCGCCGTGTTGGACTTATTAGGCGTCTCACCGTTTTTGGCATCTTTGCTCTCATCCTTAGTATCTTTATTACTGTAAAGCTTTTTTCACAGCAATCAGCCATTGAAGAGAAGAAAGCAGAACATAAGCAGTTAACAGAAGAATTAACGAAGCTTGAGAAGAAAGAGAAAAGCCTCAATACAGAGATTAAGCAGTTAAACGACGATGATTATATAAAGAAGTTAGCAGGAAAAGATTATTTCTTAACTGAAGATGGACAAATTATTTTCAATGTAAAAGATTAA
- a CDS encoding RNA-binding S4 domain-containing protein produces MRLDKFLKVSRLIKRRTLAKEVADQGRITVNDQEAKASTKLKENDVLKIKFGTKEVTVKINALQETAKKEEASSLYTIVKEEYTSERN; encoded by the coding sequence ATGAGACTTGATAAATTTCTTAAAGTATCAAGATTAATAAAACGTCGTACATTAGCAAAAGAAGTGGCAGATCAAGGTCGTATCACTGTTAACGACCAAGAAGCAAAAGCTAGTACGAAATTAAAAGAGAATGATGTTTTAAAGATTAAATTTGGCACAAAAGAAGTGACAGTAAAAATTAATGCACTTCAAGAAACAGCTAAAAAAGAAGAAGCCTCTTCTCTTTACACAATTGTAAAAGAAGAGTATACATCAGAAAGAAATTAG
- the mazG gene encoding nucleoside triphosphate pyrophosphohydrolase codes for MAKKIKVLGLGAGDYDQLTIGTLKILQGTKEGYIRTKHHPLVPQLEAEGITFQSFDDSYEAFKTFEEVYEHISNVLIEKAEKEDVLYVVPGHPMVAEQTVQLLLQKGKEKEVEIEISGGQSFLDPLFTAVKIDPIEGFQLLDGTSLKKEEIQVTQHVIIAQVYDGFVASDVKLVLMEKLPDEYPVYIVRSAGSQNENVQKVQLYELDHHIREVDNLLTLYIPPVTDEEVLYKQFPTLRSIIATLRGPDGCPWDQKQTHESLRSYVLEEAYELIEAIDNGDDDHIIEELGDILLQVMLHAQIGEDEGMFTVDDVIEGISAKMVRRHPHVFGKKEANNVEDVLTNWEEIKKQEKQERESILDGIPRSMPSLLKAYHIQKKVSKVGFDWDDVAPMYDKVQEELEEFKQEVKESTEVTEEMMEEFGDILTAIVNVARYYKIDPEVALAKSNAKFINRFNYIEERVKERGANFRDFSLEQLDEFWNEAKKKGL; via the coding sequence ATGGCAAAAAAGATTAAAGTACTTGGTCTAGGTGCAGGTGACTATGATCAACTGACAATTGGCACATTAAAAATTCTTCAAGGAACAAAAGAAGGATATATTAGAACAAAGCATCATCCACTCGTCCCTCAGTTAGAAGCAGAGGGCATTACTTTCCAATCTTTCGATGATAGTTATGAAGCGTTTAAAACATTTGAGGAAGTATATGAACATATCTCAAATGTCTTAATTGAAAAAGCTGAAAAAGAAGATGTATTATACGTTGTACCAGGCCATCCGATGGTTGCGGAACAGACAGTACAGCTTCTTTTGCAAAAAGGGAAAGAGAAAGAAGTGGAAATTGAAATTAGCGGAGGCCAAAGCTTTTTAGATCCGTTATTTACGGCAGTGAAAATAGATCCTATCGAAGGATTTCAACTTCTTGATGGAACAAGCCTAAAGAAGGAAGAAATTCAAGTTACACAACATGTAATCATTGCTCAAGTTTATGATGGATTTGTTGCTTCAGATGTAAAACTTGTTCTAATGGAGAAACTTCCTGACGAGTATCCCGTTTATATTGTAAGGTCAGCAGGAAGCCAGAACGAAAATGTTCAAAAAGTGCAGTTATACGAACTTGATCATCATATTCGAGAGGTTGATAATCTTTTAACTCTTTACATACCTCCTGTGACTGATGAAGAAGTGTTGTACAAACAGTTTCCAACACTCCGCTCTATTATTGCAACATTAAGGGGACCTGATGGCTGTCCGTGGGATCAGAAACAAACACATGAATCACTACGATCGTATGTGTTAGAGGAAGCGTACGAGCTTATTGAAGCAATTGATAATGGGGATGATGATCATATTATAGAAGAGCTCGGAGATATCCTTCTTCAAGTAATGCTGCATGCTCAAATTGGAGAAGATGAAGGCATGTTTACTGTTGATGATGTGATTGAAGGTATATCTGCGAAAATGGTTCGTCGCCATCCTCATGTTTTTGGTAAGAAAGAAGCAAATAATGTGGAAGATGTGTTAACAAATTGGGAAGAAATTAAAAAACAAGAGAAGCAAGAGCGTGAGTCTATTTTAGACGGAATTCCACGATCAATGCCTTCACTATTAAAGGCTTATCATATTCAGAAAAAAGTGTCTAAGGTAGGCTTTGACTGGGATGATGTTGCTCCAATGTACGATAAAGTACAAGAAGAGCTCGAAGAATTTAAACAAGAAGTTAAAGAATCAACAGAAGTGACCGAAGAAATGATGGAAGAGTTCGGTGACATTTTGACAGCCATTGTTAATGTGGCTCGCTATTATAAAATCGATCCTGAAGTAGCCTTGGCTAAAAGCAATGCAAAATTCATAAATAGGTTCAATTATATTGAAGAACGGGTAAAAGAACGAGGGGCGAACTTTAGAGATTTTTCTCTTGAGCAGCTTGATGAGTTCTGGAATGAAGCAAAGAAAAAAGGTTTATAG
- the bioB gene encoding biotin synthase BioB: MSKWSNLAKKVLEGELLEKKEALEILEAPNDEVLSIMDAAYTIRSHYFGNKVKLNMIINAKSGLCPENCGYCSQSIVSNAPIEKYPMLNKETIIAGAQEAIKRQAGTYCIVASGRAPSKRDVEEVAGAVEEITKTTSLKICACLGFLNEEKAQRLQQAGVHRYNHNLNTHRDNHSSIVSTHTYEDRVNTVNEVKGSGISPCSGCIFGMGETNEQIYEIGVSLRNLDVDSIPVNFLHAIKGTPLQDQKPLEPLACLKILALMRFINPSKEIRISGGREVNLRSLQPLGLYAANSIFVGDYLTTDGQEAEYDHKMIEDLGFEIEECAL; encoded by the coding sequence ATGTCAAAATGGTCTAATTTAGCTAAAAAAGTATTAGAAGGTGAACTACTAGAAAAGAAAGAGGCACTAGAAATTCTTGAAGCTCCTAATGATGAAGTTCTCTCAATCATGGATGCTGCTTATACTATTCGCTCTCATTACTTTGGGAACAAAGTAAAGCTCAATATGATTATTAATGCCAAAAGCGGACTCTGCCCTGAAAATTGTGGATACTGCTCACAATCTATTGTGTCAAACGCCCCTATTGAGAAATACCCTATGTTAAACAAAGAAACAATTATAGCAGGGGCACAGGAAGCTATAAAACGTCAAGCAGGAACCTACTGTATTGTGGCAAGTGGTAGGGCCCCATCAAAACGAGACGTGGAGGAAGTTGCTGGAGCGGTGGAAGAAATCACAAAAACAACCTCTCTAAAAATTTGTGCATGTCTAGGATTTCTTAATGAAGAAAAAGCCCAAAGACTACAGCAAGCTGGTGTTCATCGTTATAATCACAATCTCAATACCCATCGAGATAACCACTCTTCTATTGTATCTACTCATACATATGAAGATAGAGTAAATACAGTGAACGAAGTGAAGGGATCAGGGATTTCTCCTTGCTCAGGCTGTATTTTTGGGATGGGAGAAACAAATGAACAAATCTATGAGATTGGTGTTTCATTAAGAAATCTTGATGTTGATTCAATTCCTGTCAATTTTCTTCATGCAATCAAAGGTACTCCGTTGCAGGATCAAAAACCGCTAGAACCACTAGCATGCTTAAAAATCCTTGCTCTCATGAGATTTATCAATCCAAGCAAAGAGATTCGTATTTCAGGTGGTCGTGAAGTAAACCTTCGTTCTCTTCAGCCTCTAGGGCTCTATGCAGCTAATTCTATTTTTGTTGGTGATTATTTAACAACAGATGGACAAGAGGCAGAATATGACCATAAAATGATTGAAGATTTGGGGTTTGAAATCGAGGAATGTGCACTATAA
- the yabQ gene encoding spore cortex biosynthesis protein YabQ — protein sequence MTLNVQFYTMVAMALTGSYLGAAIDTYRFFFNRQLVSRWIVFCHDIVFWLLQAVLIFYVLFVVNEGELRFYIFLALLCGFSAYQSLFKKPYQSLLTFLVRAVVSLYLFVVRLIKGLVVKPIWFIIQALIAIVLYVGNLLFTVTLTVLKIFLFPIAWLLRIIWRMLPTSVQQFCYRFFQSLKGFSVKIKNITIGLKQYLLFWKRKKEE from the coding sequence ATGACCCTAAATGTTCAGTTTTATACGATGGTAGCAATGGCGCTCACAGGATCATACCTTGGGGCTGCCATTGATACGTATCGTTTTTTCTTTAATCGACAGTTAGTTTCTCGCTGGATTGTATTTTGCCATGATATTGTATTTTGGCTTCTGCAAGCGGTTCTTATCTTCTATGTATTGTTCGTTGTAAATGAAGGGGAGCTACGGTTCTATATTTTTCTTGCCCTTTTATGTGGTTTTTCTGCATATCAAAGTTTATTTAAGAAACCGTATCAATCGCTGTTAACCTTTCTTGTACGAGCCGTCGTTTCTCTATATTTATTTGTCGTTCGACTTATAAAAGGACTTGTTGTTAAACCAATATGGTTCATTATCCAGGCTCTTATTGCCATCGTACTTTATGTAGGTAATCTTCTTTTCACTGTAACACTTACTGTGTTGAAGATTTTCTTATTCCCCATAGCTTGGCTTCTCAGAATCATTTGGAGAATGTTGCCAACTTCAGTCCAACAATTTTGTTACCGTTTTTTTCAATCTTTAAAAGGATTTTCCGTAAAAATCAAGAATATAACAATTGGGCTTAAACAGTACTTGCTGTTCTGGAAACGGAAAAAGGAGGAGTAG
- a CDS encoding S1 domain-containing RNA-binding protein, with the protein MSIEVGSKLQGKVTGITHFGAFVELSEGTTGLVHISEVADNYVKDIREHLQVGDQVEVKVINIEKDGKIGLSIKKAKDSYRPPRKRQERPNNRPNTENFEQKMSRFLKDSEDRLASLKRNTESKRGGRGARRG; encoded by the coding sequence ATGTCAATCGAAGTAGGCAGCAAGTTACAAGGTAAAGTAACAGGTATTACACATTTCGGAGCGTTTGTTGAGCTTTCAGAAGGTACAACTGGACTTGTTCACATTAGTGAAGTAGCTGACAACTATGTAAAAGACATTCGCGAACATCTTCAAGTCGGTGATCAAGTAGAAGTAAAGGTCATCAATATTGAGAAAGATGGAAAAATCGGCTTATCAATTAAGAAAGCAAAAGATTCATATCGTCCACCAAGAAAGCGTCAAGAACGTCCTAACAATCGTCCAAATACAGAGAACTTTGAGCAAAAAATGTCGCGTTTTTTAAAGGATAGTGAAGATCGTCTTGCTTCCCTAAAACGTAACACAGAGTCAAAACGTGGCGGTCGTGGAGCGAGAAGAGGTTAA